In Aquiflexum balticum DSM 16537, a single genomic region encodes these proteins:
- a CDS encoding APC family permease → MESKQKIGWKTAAGLVIANMVGTGVFTSLGFQVMDSQNTWSIILLWMIGGGMALIGALVYAELGTHFKKSGGDYVFLSRIFHPVAGYLYAWISLTVGFSAPIAIAAMAMVQYWEPLIGYNNSLSLGIASILLVSVFHSYSVSQSGTVQNILTTIKLVFVFSLIVIGALWAPGLVESSFDFSSSWTKEIVRPGFAVSMVFVFYAYTGWNSAAYIVEEIDSPRISLPKALISATFLVMLLYVLIQLVLLKHASIEQLSGKVQVATLAFGNLFGQQGVFWVSLFIGIQLIATISGYTWVGPRVTNAMAKEFRFWKPLGKVNSKGVPVRAIWFNTAVSLILMFSGSFEAVLLYAGFVLQLMGTMTIGSSMLLKKAEGFRSPFKPWLSVIYIFFSIWIMVFMLYDRPKESLFGLGIILIGFIVFLFDKKKVSENSTN, encoded by the coding sequence TTGGAAAGTAAACAAAAAATTGGATGGAAGACTGCAGCAGGACTGGTAATTGCCAATATGGTTGGGACTGGAGTTTTTACTAGCTTGGGTTTTCAAGTAATGGATAGCCAAAATACCTGGAGCATCATTTTACTATGGATGATAGGAGGAGGGATGGCGCTAATTGGAGCGCTTGTTTATGCTGAATTGGGAACCCATTTCAAAAAATCCGGTGGCGATTATGTTTTTCTTTCCAGAATCTTTCACCCGGTTGCGGGTTATTTATATGCTTGGATTTCACTTACAGTAGGTTTTTCAGCCCCAATCGCTATTGCGGCCATGGCGATGGTCCAATATTGGGAGCCGCTCATCGGATATAATAACAGCCTGTCTTTAGGTATTGCTTCCATTCTTCTGGTCAGTGTATTTCATTCCTACTCCGTCTCGCAATCCGGAACGGTTCAGAATATTCTTACCACAATTAAATTGGTATTCGTTTTTTCTTTGATTGTGATTGGCGCTTTATGGGCTCCTGGCTTAGTCGAAAGCAGTTTTGATTTCAGTTCTTCCTGGACAAAAGAAATTGTGAGGCCAGGTTTTGCCGTATCAATGGTTTTTGTTTTTTATGCTTATACCGGATGGAATTCGGCTGCATATATTGTGGAGGAAATAGATTCACCTAGAATAAGTTTGCCCAAAGCTTTGATTTCAGCTACTTTTTTGGTGATGTTGTTGTATGTACTTATTCAGTTGGTATTGTTGAAACATGCCAGCATTGAACAGCTTTCCGGCAAAGTTCAGGTAGCTACCTTGGCTTTTGGCAATCTTTTTGGACAGCAGGGAGTTTTTTGGGTGAGTCTTTTTATCGGAATACAATTGATCGCTACCATTAGCGGCTATACTTGGGTTGGTCCGAGAGTTACCAATGCCATGGCCAAAGAATTCAGATTTTGGAAACCTTTGGGCAAGGTGAATTCCAAAGGAGTTCCTGTCCGTGCTATTTGGTTCAATACAGCTGTCAGTTTGATTCTGATGTTTTCAGGATCATTTGAAGCCGTGTTGCTTTATGCAGGATTTGTATTGCAACTGATGGGTACCATGACCATAGGTTCTTCAATGTTGTTGAAAAAAGCAGAGGGATTCAGAAGTCCATTTAAGCCTTGGTTGTCCGTGATTTATATTTTTTTTAGCATTTGGATAATGGTTTTCATGTTATATGACCGTCCAAAAGAAAGCCTTTTCGGATTGGGTATAATATTGATAGGTTTCATCGTTTTTTTATTTGATAAGAAAAAAGTGTCAGAAAATTCCACCAACTGA
- a CDS encoding arginase → MRDIKLVEVRSEIAAGTRGASLGIDALKIASLDKTSDFFTKFEPVHVQDANNFLFRGNKFPNAKYIDGVYHVLKNVYSSIESLRLDKKFPIVLAGDHSTAAGTIMGIKAAQPEKRLGVIWIDAHADLHTPYTTPSGNMHGMPLAMCIQTDNLECQVNELSEETILFWEKIKKIGGDFPKIKPEDIVFISVRDTEEPEDFLIEKYKIKNFPTAEVRSKGIKKVAQETLAILKDCDQIYISFDVDSLDSSISLGTGTPVPDGLTVEEALQLNEELIKDKRVCCWEIVEVNPTLDSENLMAENAFDILEATTKSLVENF, encoded by the coding sequence ATGAGAGATATCAAGCTAGTTGAGGTCCGTTCAGAAATCGCCGCCGGTACAAGAGGGGCAAGTCTTGGAATTGATGCTCTAAAAATAGCAAGTCTGGACAAGACTTCTGATTTTTTTACCAAGTTTGAACCGGTACATGTTCAGGATGCCAATAATTTTCTGTTTAGGGGAAATAAATTTCCAAATGCCAAATATATCGATGGGGTTTACCATGTACTGAAAAATGTCTACAGTAGCATCGAATCGCTTAGGTTGGACAAAAAATTTCCCATTGTCCTAGCCGGAGACCATTCCACTGCTGCCGGCACCATTATGGGGATCAAAGCTGCCCAACCTGAAAAAAGATTGGGTGTGATCTGGATAGATGCGCATGCCGATTTACATACTCCTTACACCACCCCTTCCGGCAATATGCACGGCATGCCCTTGGCCATGTGCATTCAAACAGACAACCTGGAATGTCAGGTCAATGAACTTTCAGAAGAGACCATCCTTTTTTGGGAAAAAATCAAGAAAATTGGTGGTGATTTCCCGAAAATAAAGCCTGAAGACATTGTGTTTATTTCAGTGAGGGATACAGAAGAACCTGAGGATTTTCTTATAGAAAAATATAAAATAAAAAACTTCCCAACGGCAGAGGTAAGATCAAAAGGTATCAAAAAGGTAGCACAGGAAACCCTTGCAATCTTAAAAGATTGCGATCAGATTTACATATCTTTTGATGTGGACAGTCTGGATTCTTCTATTTCATTAGGTACAGGAACTCCCGTACCGGATGGCCTGACAGTGGAAGAAGCTCTTCAACTCAATGAAGAATTGATCAAGGATAAAAGAGTATGTTGTTGGGAAATAGTGGAAGTAAATCCTACTTTGGATTCAGAAAACCTCATGGCCGAAAATGCCTTTGATATTCTGGAAGCCACTACCAAATCGCTTGTCGAAAATTTCTGA
- the argS gene encoding arginine--tRNA ligase, producing the protein MNLERQIIYSLEQAFKELFDHQVGEEEISLQPTKKEFEGTFTFVVFPFLKVTKLNPEISGAKIGEYLVSNCAPVNAFNVVKGFLNISVSEASWLEIFKGLYQNKSLGQMPANGQKVMVEYSSPNTNKPLHLGHLRNNFLGYAVSEILKANGYEVIKANLVNDRGIHICKSMVAYRHCGNGETPESSGLKGDHLAGKYYVIFDKEYKKQISDLVGKGHIEEEAKKIAPLILEAQDMLRLWEAGDEEVVSLWKKMNSWVYAGFEATYKKMGVDFDKFYYESDTYLLGKDIVEEGLSKGIFYKKENGSVWVDLSGEGLDEKLVLRADGTSVYITQDMGTCELKYSDFKFDKSVYVVGNEQDYHFDVLFKIMRKLERPYGNGLYHLSYGMVDLPTGKMKSREGTVVDADDLMDEMIATAESHTKELGKIEGFNPEQAKELYEILGMGALKYFLLKVDPKKRMLFNPQESIEFQGNTGPFIQYSHARISSILRKADQIGVDYDPTGFSDLDTLQDAERDLIVILSDFEKKIKQAGEEFSPSQIAQYLFDLAKEYNRFYAELSIFNESDSQVQSFRIALSSLTAKTIKAGMKLLGIKVPDRM; encoded by the coding sequence ATGAATTTAGAAAGACAGATTATATATTCCCTTGAACAGGCTTTTAAAGAACTGTTTGACCATCAAGTAGGTGAAGAGGAAATATCTCTTCAGCCTACCAAAAAAGAGTTTGAAGGAACATTCACTTTTGTGGTTTTCCCGTTTTTGAAAGTCACCAAGCTCAATCCTGAAATCAGCGGTGCCAAAATCGGTGAATACCTCGTTTCCAACTGTGCACCAGTAAATGCCTTTAATGTGGTTAAAGGTTTCCTCAACATTTCCGTAAGTGAAGCATCCTGGCTTGAGATTTTCAAAGGATTATACCAGAATAAGTCCTTGGGTCAAATGCCTGCAAATGGACAGAAAGTGATGGTGGAATACAGTTCCCCAAACACCAACAAACCTCTCCACCTGGGACACCTGAGAAATAATTTTCTTGGATATGCTGTTTCGGAAATATTGAAAGCAAACGGCTACGAGGTCATCAAAGCCAATTTGGTAAATGATCGCGGTATCCATATCTGCAAATCCATGGTGGCATACAGACATTGTGGAAATGGTGAAACTCCTGAATCAAGCGGTTTAAAAGGTGATCATTTGGCAGGTAAATACTATGTGATTTTTGATAAAGAGTACAAAAAACAGATCTCAGATCTGGTTGGGAAAGGACATATTGAGGAAGAAGCCAAAAAAATCGCTCCCCTGATACTGGAAGCTCAGGATATGCTACGCCTTTGGGAAGCCGGTGATGAGGAAGTAGTCAGTCTTTGGAAAAAAATGAATTCCTGGGTTTATGCAGGTTTTGAAGCCACTTATAAGAAGATGGGGGTTGATTTTGATAAATTTTATTATGAATCAGACACCTACTTATTAGGTAAAGATATTGTCGAAGAAGGACTATCAAAGGGGATTTTTTACAAAAAGGAAAACGGTTCTGTGTGGGTAGATCTCAGCGGGGAAGGATTGGATGAAAAACTTGTATTGAGAGCTGATGGCACTTCTGTGTACATTACCCAGGATATGGGAACTTGCGAATTGAAGTATAGTGATTTCAAATTCGATAAATCAGTCTATGTTGTTGGCAATGAACAGGACTATCATTTTGATGTATTGTTCAAAATCATGCGTAAACTGGAAAGGCCTTATGGCAATGGTCTGTATCACCTTTCCTATGGCATGGTGGATTTGCCCACAGGTAAAATGAAATCACGTGAAGGGACTGTGGTCGATGCAGATGATCTGATGGATGAGATGATCGCTACTGCCGAATCGCACACCAAAGAGCTTGGAAAAATTGAAGGATTCAACCCTGAACAGGCCAAGGAACTTTACGAGATTCTTGGTATGGGAGCTTTGAAATACTTTCTTTTGAAAGTAGACCCTAAAAAAAGAATGCTGTTTAACCCTCAGGAATCCATTGAATTCCAAGGGAATACAGGCCCTTTTATCCAATATTCCCATGCCCGGATCTCGTCAATTTTGAGAAAAGCAGATCAGATTGGAGTGGATTACGATCCAACCGGGTTTTCGGATTTGGATACACTTCAGGATGCAGAGAGAGATTTAATTGTAATTTTGTCTGATTTTGAGAAAAAAATCAAACAGGCAGGAGAAGAATTTTCCCCTTCCCAAATTGCACAGTATTTATTTGACCTGGCAAAGGAATATAATAGGTTCTATGCAGAGTTATCCATCTTCAATGAATCGGATTCCCAAGTACAGTCCTTTAGAATAGCACTTTCTTCATTGACTGCAAAAACAATCAAAGCAGGTATGAAGTTATTAGGAATAAAAGTCCCAGATCGAATGTAA
- a CDS encoding glutathione peroxidase translates to MKKILIVFAIIAFACTSSVQKQKTDSNQITSLEQLLMEKSIYDFKMKDINGEEVDFSKFKGQKLLLVNVASKCGYTPQYADLQKLHEAHGDKVTIIGFPANNFGGQEPGTNEEIKQFCSENYGVTFKMMDKVSVKGSDKDPLYRWLSDKDLNGWNDKEPSWNFCKYLINENGELVKFFPSSVKPMDEEIIKLIEA, encoded by the coding sequence ATGAAAAAAATCTTAATCGTTTTCGCCATCATCGCGTTTGCTTGTACTTCAAGCGTACAAAAACAAAAAACCGATAGCAATCAAATCACAAGTCTTGAACAACTTCTTATGGAAAAATCCATTTATGATTTCAAAATGAAAGATATCAACGGCGAAGAAGTTGATTTCTCTAAATTCAAAGGTCAAAAGTTATTGTTGGTAAATGTGGCTTCCAAGTGTGGCTATACTCCTCAATATGCCGATCTGCAGAAATTGCATGAAGCCCATGGAGACAAAGTAACCATTATCGGATTCCCTGCAAATAATTTTGGCGGTCAGGAGCCTGGTACCAATGAAGAAATCAAACAATTCTGCTCTGAGAATTATGGTGTCACTTTCAAAATGATGGATAAAGTGTCAGTGAAAGGTTCTGACAAGGATCCCTTGTACAGATGGCTTTCAGACAAGGATTTGAATGGTTGGAATGACAAGGAACCATCTTGGAATTTCTGTAAATATTTAATCAATGAAAATGGAGAATTGGTCAAGTTTTTCCCTTCTTCGGTCAAACCAATGGATGAAGAAATAATCAAATTAATTGAAGCTTAG
- a CDS encoding 1,4-dihydroxy-2-naphthoate polyprenyltransferase: MEITLSNKKQAWLHAIRLRTLPLALSSILTGSFLAAFYQVFRIEVFVLAALTTVFLQILSNLSNDYGDSVHGADSKDREGPIRAVQSGVISLMEMKRAMILVGSLSLVSGLLLLYVSLEDWKLFFIFLGLGIAAIFAAVSYTSGKNPYGYIGLGDISVFLFFGLLGVIGTYFLHSLSFNPSILMPAVSLGFFSTAVLNINNIRDITSDTKAGKKSIPVRIGRKNAVVYNWLLILGGNVFLLFFALSQQNWGCLTALFILPLMIKVGIGVKNEKISKNLDPYLKKMAVSTLLWVLAFGAGILFF; this comes from the coding sequence GTGGAGATTACTTTATCCAATAAAAAACAAGCTTGGCTTCATGCCATTAGATTAAGAACCCTCCCATTGGCCTTGTCCAGCATTCTGACGGGTTCATTTTTAGCTGCATTCTATCAGGTTTTCAGAATTGAGGTTTTTGTTCTTGCGGCACTTACGACCGTCTTTCTTCAAATCCTTTCGAATTTATCCAATGATTATGGAGATAGTGTCCATGGGGCAGACAGCAAAGACAGGGAAGGTCCTATCCGTGCAGTTCAATCAGGTGTCATCAGTCTTATGGAAATGAAAAGAGCTATGATCTTAGTGGGATCACTTTCGTTGGTTTCAGGTCTCTTATTGCTCTATGTTTCACTGGAAGACTGGAAACTTTTTTTTATCTTTTTAGGACTCGGAATTGCAGCAATATTTGCAGCAGTATCCTATACATCAGGGAAAAATCCTTATGGCTATATCGGTTTGGGGGACATCTCAGTTTTTTTGTTTTTTGGACTTTTAGGAGTTATCGGGACATATTTCCTGCACAGTCTTTCTTTCAACCCTTCCATTTTGATGCCGGCAGTTTCTTTAGGGTTTTTCAGTACTGCCGTTTTGAATATCAATAATATCAGAGATATTACTTCAGACACCAAAGCTGGAAAAAAATCCATCCCGGTCAGAATAGGAAGAAAAAATGCGGTAGTCTACAATTGGCTTTTGATCTTAGGAGGAAATGTCTTTTTGTTGTTCTTTGCCTTGTCCCAGCAAAACTGGGGATGTTTAACGGCACTTTTTATTTTGCCACTGATGATAAAAGTTGGTATTGGCGTTAAAAATGAGAAAATTTCCAAAAATCTGGATCCCTATCTCAAGAAAATGGCTGTTTCAACCCTACTTTGGGTTCTGGCTTTTGGGGCAGGAATATTATTTTTTTAG
- a CDS encoding universal stress protein, which produces MKTILVPYDFSKEAGYALDFAKEMAERTQNHLKLFHVIELPTPQSFNSFGEAGAFSNEGSQIFMIELIDKRKKQMAEFEAKYKDQGFSFETKMVFGNPFAGISKEILDAKADIVIMGSKGSSGIEEVLIGSNTEKVVRNSSCPVLTIKSKVSPKDIQKVVFASDFNEVPGDVVARLKTAIATINAELHLVKINTPSIFENTRTSKEKMKAFVEDFEVEAASMEVYNSASEEDGILEYAEDMNADMIAMATHGRTGFLHLLSGSIAEDVVNAAKRPVWTMKSKK; this is translated from the coding sequence ATGAAAACTATTCTTGTACCCTACGATTTTTCCAAAGAAGCTGGTTATGCTTTGGATTTTGCCAAAGAAATGGCTGAAAGAACCCAAAACCATCTTAAACTTTTCCATGTCATAGAACTACCTACTCCCCAGAGCTTTAACAGTTTTGGTGAAGCCGGCGCTTTCAGCAATGAAGGCTCACAGATTTTTATGATAGAGTTGATAGATAAAAGGAAAAAGCAAATGGCCGAATTTGAGGCAAAATATAAAGACCAAGGTTTTTCTTTTGAAACCAAAATGGTTTTTGGTAATCCTTTTGCCGGCATCTCCAAAGAAATACTGGATGCCAAAGCTGATATTGTTATTATGGGAAGCAAGGGTTCTTCAGGCATTGAGGAAGTTTTGATAGGAAGCAATACCGAAAAAGTGGTCCGGAATTCCAGTTGCCCGGTTTTGACAATCAAAAGCAAGGTTTCTCCCAAGGATATCCAAAAAGTGGTTTTTGCAAGCGACTTCAATGAGGTGCCCGGAGATGTGGTAGCAAGACTTAAGACTGCCATAGCTACAATAAACGCTGAACTACATCTTGTAAAAATAAATACTCCGAGCATTTTTGAAAATACCAGGACCTCTAAAGAAAAAATGAAGGCATTTGTGGAAGATTTTGAGGTTGAGGCAGCATCCATGGAGGTGTACAACAGTGCGTCAGAGGAAGATGGAATTTTGGAATATGCAGAAGATATGAACGCGGATATGATTGCTATGGCAACTCATGGCAGAACAGGTTTCTTGCATCTATTGAGCGGCAGTATTGCTGAAGATGTGGTCAATGCAGCCAAAAGACCTGTATGGACTATGAAATCAAAAAAATAA
- a CDS encoding translation initiation factor has protein sequence MSKNKNNDWKKRDGVVFSTREDFNFDFGGNPEAETIPAKQQNLKVMLDKKSRGGKQVTLIEGFIGKEDDLKELGKLLKSKCGVGGSAKDGEILIQGDHRDKVLQILLQEGYKAKKSGG, from the coding sequence ATGTCCAAAAATAAAAACAACGATTGGAAGAAAAGGGATGGTGTAGTGTTTTCGACCCGTGAAGATTTCAATTTTGATTTTGGTGGAAATCCTGAGGCAGAAACAATTCCTGCCAAACAGCAAAACCTGAAAGTCATGTTGGATAAAAAATCCAGGGGAGGCAAGCAAGTGACTTTGATCGAAGGTTTTATTGGAAAAGAAGATGACCTCAAAGAGCTTGGAAAACTTCTGAAAAGCAAATGTGGTGTAGGGGGAAGTGCCAAAGACGGTGAAATACTCATCCAGGGAGACCATAGAGATAAGGTATTGCAAATCTTACTTCAGGAGGGCTACAAAGCCAAAAAATCCGGTGGATAA
- a CDS encoding SGNH/GDSL hydrolase family protein: MINRLRYFLELILLLPFLPFFYFKEKKLRETIIKLKPQSEFLELGFDKDVKNILIIGESTAAGVGASTQEKTFAAQIYHQSDKDFNIYNLGKNGLKAGRLKRLLAHAKQEIPEKFEIAIILIGANDCFKFTPPGRFSHQLKEFIELLLNQKSVQQVILLSIAPVQHFPLIPGIMRFFLGMHRSILTRELKSLRKNIPGLDFNNFKFEISSEFLASDGIHPSDKGYELMAKETIKSIQKKVIPMESSKRLKN; the protein is encoded by the coding sequence ATGATAAACAGGCTTCGCTATTTTTTAGAATTAATCCTTTTGCTTCCCTTTTTGCCATTTTTCTATTTTAAGGAAAAAAAACTTAGAGAGACCATAATCAAATTGAAACCTCAAAGTGAATTCCTGGAATTGGGTTTTGACAAGGATGTCAAAAATATTTTGATCATAGGAGAATCTACCGCAGCGGGAGTTGGTGCCAGTACACAAGAAAAAACATTTGCCGCGCAGATCTATCACCAAAGCGACAAAGATTTCAATATCTATAATCTTGGGAAAAATGGACTCAAAGCAGGAAGACTAAAGAGACTATTGGCACACGCCAAACAGGAAATTCCTGAAAAGTTTGAAATTGCCATTATTTTGATCGGGGCCAATGACTGTTTCAAATTCACTCCGCCCGGAAGATTCAGTCATCAATTGAAGGAATTCATAGAATTATTGCTAAATCAAAAATCAGTTCAACAGGTAATCCTGCTTTCCATAGCACCTGTCCAACATTTCCCATTAATTCCTGGAATCATGCGGTTTTTTTTGGGAATGCACAGGAGTATTTTGACAAGAGAATTGAAGTCTTTGCGGAAGAATATCCCTGGGTTGGATTTCAATAATTTCAAATTCGAAATATCTTCTGAATTCCTTGCCTCAGATGGTATCCATCCTTCGGACAAGGGCTATGAATTGATGGCAAAAGAAACGATCAAGTCAATTCAAAAAAAGGTGATCCCTATGGAGTCGTCTAAAAGGTTAAAGAATTGA
- a CDS encoding VOC family protein, with amino-acid sequence MKQFISRFTLVVRDYDEAIEFYTQKLHFELLEDTAMSETKRWVRIAPPGYQEGNCEILLAKAVGEDQEKSIGNQSGGRVFLFLYTDDFERDYQNLLDKGIRIFREKSVESYGKVAVFKDLYGNLWDLIEPVKPDK; translated from the coding sequence ATGAAACAATTCATTTCAAGATTTACTTTGGTGGTCAGGGATTATGATGAGGCCATCGAATTTTATACCCAAAAACTCCATTTCGAACTTTTGGAAGACACAGCAATGTCAGAAACCAAAAGGTGGGTAAGAATAGCCCCTCCGGGATATCAGGAAGGCAACTGTGAAATCTTATTGGCAAAAGCGGTTGGAGAAGACCAGGAAAAATCAATAGGAAACCAAAGCGGCGGTAGGGTGTTTTTATTTTTATATACTGATGATTTTGAAAGAGACTACCAAAATCTCCTAGACAAAGGGATACGTATTTTCAGAGAAAAAAGCGTAGAATCCTATGGAAAAGTTGCAGTGTTCAAAGATTTGTACGGTAACCTTTGGGACCTTATTGAGCCTGTAAAACCCGACAAATAA